One window of Medicago truncatula cultivar Jemalong A17 chromosome 2, MtrunA17r5.0-ANR, whole genome shotgun sequence genomic DNA carries:
- the LOC11438125 gene encoding protein SMAX1-LIKE 4, whose translation MRSGAYTLQETLTAEAASILKHSLGLARRRGHAQITPLHVAATLLSLPSSSLRNACLKSQQQNNHPLQCRALELCFNVALNRLPTTTTSPLLQPQHVPSLSNALIAALKRAQAHQRRGCIEQNQQQQQQPLLSVKVELDQLILSILDDPSVSRVMREAGFSSPSVKNNLENSSTLINSSSVFHSSPSPLSHNHFLSSYGYGSVLFSSQKKEQVVYHPFLKSSESNKEDINLVFDVLLRKKKKNTVIVGDTVSLTEGLVSEIMKRFERGEVPDEMKTTHFVKFHGLSSVSLKYMKKEEVEMNVIRVLKRKVSDYVALGVGAIFYVGDLKWIVDDNDGSLNEKEVVDYVVEEIGKLFGEEGNKNGKIWLVATASYQSYMRCQMRVPTFENQWCLQAVPVPSGGLGLSLHSSSVHDSKMSISQNPSPMLESKFFSNKEEHEKLNCCEECVSNYEKEAQLFKPDQKNLLPSWLQSHSTEARQKDELTQLNKKWNRLCQCLHQNKQPQNHWSNNHSSNAKIYPYNSSYPYWPNQGSSILPDTSSSISFADSATKPAYSSNLIPRFRRGQQSCTIEFNFNDEKAQKNQVTATLELDSLKGMEGTKEVKTTLALGNSTFSVSDQKRMENLTLQRDHIYKVLQENIPWHCETVSSIAEALVDSKSSKECATWLFLQGNDSVGKKRLALAIAESVFGSVEMFSHVDMMKRENSETPFSEKVVGPLKNNEKFVVLVENADFGDTLIRKMLADEFEIAKFGTLGQKIFILSNGGSMVSEDQKKDSVMKLVLKISETEKKPTFELSPSSSSSSKSPCLGNKRSAELDLFSKIKIPRIEENEGNKKREFSFSRQSSFNNTLDLNMKADEEDNEDYDEGENSPISSDLTRETLGEHLISNESLDSIENLFEFNQSPAKNKEMTQMFMSRVKESFEEVLGNVKFSVQDKVIEEIGVGCGSFTNNMFEKWLKGIFQTSLERVNGGDKNGIVYTLCWGGKEDRKWDSGFMGSCLPKNIQIVNYLMD comes from the exons ATGCGCTCAGGAGCTTATACATTGCAAGAGACACTAACAGCCGAGGCTGCTTCAATCTTGAAGCACTCTCTAGGCTTAGCACGTAGAAGAGGCCATGCACAAATCACACCTCTTCACGTTGCTGCTACACTTTTGAGTTTACCATCTTCTTCTTTAAGAAATGCATGTCTCAAatctcaacaacaaaataatcatCCTCTTCAATGTAGAGCTCTTGAACTTTGCTTCAATGTTGCTCTTAATAGACTTCCAACTACTACTACTTCACCTTTGCTTCAACCACAGCATGTTCCTTCACTTTCTAATGCACTCATTGCTGCTCTTAAAAGAGCTCAAGCTCATCAAAGAAGGGGGTGTATTGAGCAAAaccaacagcagcagcagcaaccaCTTTTGAGTGTTAAAGTTGAACTTGATCAGCTTATTCTTTCCATTCTTGATGACCCTTCTGTTAGTAGAGTTATGAGAGAAGCTGGTTTTTCTAGTCCTTCTGTTAAAAACAATTTGGAAAACTCTTCAACTTTAATCAACTCTTCTAGTGTTTTTCATTCTTCACCTTCTCCTCTTAGTCATAACCATTTTCTGAGTTCTTATGGTTATGGTTCTGTTCTCTTTTCTTCACAGAAGAAAGAACAAGTAGTATATCATCCTTTCTTAAAATCTTCTGAGTCTAATAAGGAAGATATTAATCTTGTTTTTGATGTTCTtttaaggaagaagaagaaaaacactgTGATAGTTGGTGATACAGTTTCTTTAACTGAAGGACTAGTTAGTGAGATAATGAAAAGATTTGAAAGAGGTGAAGTACCTGATGAGatgaaaacaactcattttgTGAAGTTTCATGGACTTAGTTCAGTTTCATTGAAGTATATGAAAAAGGAAGAAGTTGAAATGAATGTTATTAGAGTGTTGAAAAGGAAGGTTAGTGATTATGTTGCATTAGGTGTTGGAgctattttttatgttggagATTTGAAGTGGATAGTGGATGATAATGATGGAAGTTTGAATGAAAAAGAAGTTGTTGATTATGTTGTGGAAGAAATAGGAAAGTTGTTTGGTGAAGAAGGGAACAAGAATGGTAAGATTTGGCTTGTTGCAACAGCTAGTTATCAAAGTTACATGAGGTGTCAAATGAGAGTACCAACTTTTGAGAATCAATGGTGTCTTCAAGCTGTTCCTGTTCCATCTGGTGGACTTGGTTTGAGTCTTCATTCATCAAG TGTGCATGATTCAAAAATGAGCATCTCTCAAAATCCATCTCCTATGCTGGAATCAAAGTTTTTCAGTAACAAGGAGGAACATGAGAAGCTTAATTGTTGTGAAGAGTGTGTCTCCAATTATGAAAAAGAAGCTCAATTGTTCAAACCAGACCAGAAGAATCTGTTGCCTTCATGGCTTCAGTCTCATAGCACAGAAGCACGTCAGAAG GATGAATTAACCCAGTTGAACAAAAAGTGGAACAGATTATGCCAATGTCTCCACCAGAACAAACAACCTCAAAACCATTGGAGCAACAATCACAGTTCAAATGCAAAGATCTACCCTTATAATTCATCATACCCTTATTGGCCAAACCAAGGTAGTAGTATCTTGCCAGATACATCAAGTTCAATATCTTTTGCTGATTCTGCAACCAAACCAGCTTATAGTTCAAACCTTATACCTCGATTCCGGCGCGGACAACAATCATGCACCATTGAGTTCAACTTCAATGATGAAAAAGCTCAGAAAAACCAAGTAACAGCAACCTTGGAATTGGATTCTCTTAAGGGTATGGAAGGTACTAAAGAAGTAAAGACAACTCTTGCACTTGGAAATTCAACATTCAGTGTCTCAGATCAGAAAAGGATGGAAAATTTAACACTGCAAAGAGATCATATATATAAAGTGTTGCAGGAGAATATTCCATGGCATTGTGAAACAGTTAGTTCAATAGCAGAAGCTTTGGTTGATTCTAAATCATCAAAGGAATGTGCTACTTGGTTGTTTTTGCAAGGGAATGATTCTGTTGGGAAAAAAAGGTTGGCACTTGCAATAGCAGAATCAGTGTTTGGATCAGTTGAAATGTTTTCTCATGTGGATATGATGAAGAGAGAGAATTCAGAGACACCCTTTTCTGAAAAGGTTGTTGGGCCattgaaaaacaatgaaaagtttgttgttttggttgaaaatgCCGATTTTGGTGATACCCTGATAAGGAAAATGCTTGCTGATGAATTTGAGATTGCAAAGTTTGGAACTTTAGgccaaaaaatattcatattatcCAACGGTGGCAGTATGGTTAGTGAAGATCAGAAGAAGGATTCAGTGATGAAGTTGGTTTTGAAGATTAGTGAAACTGAGAAAAAACCAACTTTTGAGTTatcaccatcttcatcatcatcatcaaaatcaccttGTTTAGGTAATAAAAGAAGTGCTGAACTTGACTTGTTTAGCAAGATAAAAATTCcaagaattgaagaaaatgaagggAACAAGAAGAgagaattttcattttcaagacaatcaagcttcaacaacacTCTTGACTTGAACATGAAAGCTgatgaagaagataatgaagaCTATGATGAGGGAGAAAATAGTCCAATTTCAAGTGATTTGACAAGAGAAACATTAGGAGAACATTTGATCTCAAATGAGTCACTAGACTCAATTGAGAATTTGTTTGAGTTCAATCAAAGTCCAGCTAAGAACAAGGAAATGACACAGATGTTTATGTCAAGGGTAAAAGAGTCATTTGAGGAGGTTTTGGGGAATGTAAAATTTAGTGTACAAGATAAGGTGATAGAGGAAATTGGTGTAGGGTGTGGTTCTTTTACTAACAACATGTTTGAGAAATGGCTAAAAGGCATTTTTCAAACAAGTTTAGAGAGGGTTAATGGTGGGGATAAAAATGGTATAGTTTATACACTTTGTTGGGGTGGTAAAGAGGATAGAAAATGGGATAGTGGGTTTATGGGTTCATGTTTGCCTAAAAATATCCAAATTGTTAACTACTTAATGGATTGA